In Stenotrophomonas sp. 610A2, one DNA window encodes the following:
- a CDS encoding ammonium transporter, giving the protein MRTEFFTGLKARLGGLCLSFMLTAMLLGMFTSSAWAQDTQAPPAAATEVAAAPAEAAAAPAAEAEAAPSFDKGDVAWMLTATLLVLMMVVPGLALFYGGLVRAKNVLSVLSQVLVVFSLVLILWVAYGYSAVFSAGNQFFGSFTEFAFLKGFTPDSVGNTPIAGLPDFLFVAFQSTFAGITTALIVGAFAERIKFRAVLLFSALWFTLSYIPMAHIVWGGGYLGEMGAIDFAGGTVVHINAGVAGLVAAWFVGKRLGYGQTALKPHNLPLTWIGAMLLWVGWFGFNAGSAAAADTVASLAFINTVLATAAAVLGWTLVEAVTKGHPSALGAASGAVAGLVGVTPACGTVGPLGAIVIGFVTGIVCVWGVTGLKRLLKADDTADVFGVHGVGGIVGAILTGVFSAQSLGGTKVDLDIGHQVWVQVVSVGFTVLWSAVVTAAILLVVRALVGLRVSEEAERTGLDVTTHGESAYEA; this is encoded by the coding sequence ATGCGAACGGAATTTTTCACCGGGTTGAAAGCCCGGCTCGGAGGCCTGTGCCTGTCTTTCATGCTCACCGCGATGCTGCTGGGCATGTTTACCAGCAGTGCCTGGGCACAGGACACGCAGGCGCCACCTGCAGCTGCCACTGAAGTGGCGGCCGCGCCGGCAGAGGCTGCAGCCGCACCTGCTGCTGAAGCAGAAGCTGCACCCAGCTTCGACAAGGGCGACGTGGCGTGGATGCTCACCGCCACCTTGCTGGTGCTGATGATGGTGGTGCCCGGCCTTGCGCTGTTCTATGGCGGGCTGGTGCGGGCCAAGAACGTGCTGTCGGTGCTCAGCCAGGTGCTGGTGGTGTTCTCGCTGGTGCTGATCCTGTGGGTGGCTTACGGCTACAGCGCGGTATTCAGTGCGGGCAACCAGTTCTTCGGTTCGTTCACCGAATTCGCCTTCCTCAAGGGCTTCACCCCGGACTCGGTGGGCAATACGCCAATCGCCGGCCTGCCGGACTTCCTGTTCGTTGCCTTCCAGTCGACCTTCGCCGGCATCACCACCGCACTGATCGTCGGCGCCTTCGCCGAGCGCATCAAGTTCCGCGCGGTGCTGCTGTTCTCGGCGCTGTGGTTCACCCTGAGCTACATCCCGATGGCGCACATCGTCTGGGGTGGTGGTTACCTCGGTGAGATGGGCGCGATCGACTTTGCCGGTGGCACCGTGGTCCACATCAATGCAGGTGTTGCCGGCCTGGTGGCGGCTTGGTTCGTCGGCAAGCGCCTGGGCTACGGCCAGACCGCATTGAAGCCGCACAACCTGCCGCTGACCTGGATTGGCGCGATGCTGCTGTGGGTGGGCTGGTTCGGCTTCAACGCCGGCTCCGCTGCCGCCGCCGACACCGTTGCCTCGCTGGCCTTCATCAACACCGTGCTGGCAACCGCAGCAGCCGTGCTGGGCTGGACGCTGGTCGAAGCCGTCACCAAGGGCCATCCGTCAGCGTTGGGCGCCGCTTCCGGTGCCGTGGCCGGTCTGGTTGGCGTCACCCCTGCATGCGGCACTGTCGGTCCGCTGGGCGCCATCGTCATTGGTTTTGTCACCGGCATCGTCTGCGTCTGGGGCGTGACCGGCTTGAAGCGTCTGCTTAAGGCCGACGACACCGCCGACGTGTTCGGTGTGCATGGCGTGGGCGGTATCGTCGGCGCCATCCTTACCGGCGTGTTCAGCGCACAGTCGCTGGGCGGCACCAAGGTTGATCTGGATATCGGCCACCAGGTGTGGGTGCAGGTAGTCAGCGTCGGCTTCACCGTGCTGTGGTCGGCCGTCGTCACCGCCGCCATCCTGCTGGTGGTCCGTGCATTGGTTGGCCTGCGCGTCAGCGAAGAAGCAGAGCGCACCGGTCTGGACGTCACCACCCACGGCGAGTCGGCTTACGAGGCCTAA
- a CDS encoding P-II family nitrogen regulator, which translates to MKLISAIIRPFKLDEVREALGATGVSGITVTEVKGFGRQKGHTELYRGAEYVVDFLPKIRIETAVTDDNVEAVIEALQGAAGTGKIGDGKIFVTALEQVVRIRTGETGADAL; encoded by the coding sequence ATGAAATTAATCTCCGCGATCATCCGTCCATTCAAGCTCGACGAAGTGCGTGAAGCCTTGGGCGCCACAGGCGTTTCCGGCATCACCGTCACCGAGGTCAAGGGCTTTGGACGGCAGAAAGGCCACACCGAGCTGTACCGTGGCGCCGAGTACGTCGTCGATTTCCTCCCCAAGATCCGCATTGAAACCGCCGTCACCGACGACAACGTCGAGGCGGTGATCGAAGCCCTGCAGGGCGCAGCTGGCACCGGCAAGATCGGTGACGGCAAGATCTTCGTTACCGCGCTTGAACAAGTGGTGCGTATCCGCACCGGCGAAACAGGCGCCGACGCGCTTTAA
- a CDS encoding META and DUF4377 domain-containing protein, which translates to MKRILLLALPFALMTACSNPPAAKDATDTAAPAATAAAAAPAAATASIDASQLGANHWLLDNAVDASGKRIDGLFVQADKPLTLDFKDNRLSVSNACNNIGGGYTLEADALTVGSLMSTNKACQGPLMAVDGLISERLQGKLTVRALDASALTLVTASGDVLSFRAEPTAETRYGGPGETVFMEVEPQTKPCPHPLMKDATCLQVREVKYNEQGLEQGKRGAFENFYGNIEGYTHQPGVRNVLRLKRYQIKNPPADAPSQAYVLDMVVMSETAK; encoded by the coding sequence ATGAAGCGCATCCTCCTGTTGGCCCTGCCGTTCGCCCTGATGACCGCCTGCAGCAACCCGCCGGCCGCCAAGGACGCCACCGATACGGCCGCTCCTGCAGCCACGGCAGCGGCCGCCGCACCTGCCGCAGCAACGGCGAGCATCGACGCCAGCCAGCTCGGCGCCAACCACTGGCTGCTGGACAACGCCGTGGACGCCAGCGGCAAGCGCATCGACGGCCTGTTCGTGCAGGCTGACAAGCCGCTGACCCTGGACTTCAAGGACAACCGTCTGTCGGTCAGCAACGCCTGCAACAACATCGGTGGCGGCTACACGCTGGAAGCCGATGCCCTGACCGTCGGCAGCCTGATGTCCACCAACAAGGCCTGCCAGGGCCCGCTGATGGCGGTTGACGGCCTGATCAGCGAACGTCTGCAGGGCAAGCTGACCGTGCGTGCGCTGGATGCCTCGGCACTGACCCTGGTCACCGCGTCCGGCGACGTGCTGAGCTTCCGCGCCGAGCCGACCGCTGAAACCCGCTACGGCGGCCCGGGCGAGACGGTGTTCATGGAAGTTGAGCCGCAGACCAAGCCCTGCCCGCACCCGCTGATGAAGGACGCCACCTGCCTGCAGGTGCGTGAGGTGAAGTACAACGAGCAGGGCCTGGAACAGGGCAAGCGCGGTGCCTTCGAGAACTTCTACGGCAACATCGAGGGTTACACCCACCAGCCGGGCGTGCGCAACGTGCTGCGCCTGAAGCGCTACCAGATCAAGAACCCGCCGGCGGATGCACCGTCGCAGGCCTATGTGCTGGACATGGTGGTGATGTCGGAAACGGCCAAGTAA
- a CDS encoding YbhB/YbcL family Raf kinase inhibitor-like protein, with protein sequence MKLDSQSFQNGQPIAAEFAAGDANGFAGNRNPQLAWSDVPAGTRSFALICVDPDVPTVAELVGRDDVSIPLDQPRADFVHWVMVDVPAELREIAAGSCSDGFTAHGKTQPAGPAGARQGINDYTGWFAGNAQMSGTYFGYDGPYPPFNDERLHRYFFRLFALDLERLPVDGAFTAADVHRAMQGHVLAEASVHGTYTLNKALA encoded by the coding sequence ATGAAACTGGACAGCCAGAGTTTTCAGAACGGCCAGCCGATCGCGGCCGAGTTTGCCGCCGGTGATGCCAATGGCTTCGCCGGCAACCGCAATCCGCAGCTGGCGTGGAGCGATGTGCCGGCTGGCACGCGCTCGTTCGCGCTGATCTGCGTGGACCCGGATGTGCCGACCGTGGCCGAGCTGGTGGGCCGTGACGACGTCAGCATTCCGCTGGACCAGCCGCGTGCCGACTTCGTGCATTGGGTGATGGTGGATGTTCCTGCGGAGCTGCGCGAAATCGCTGCCGGCAGCTGCAGCGACGGTTTCACCGCGCACGGCAAGACCCAGCCGGCCGGCCCGGCCGGTGCACGCCAGGGCATCAACGATTACACCGGTTGGTTTGCCGGCAATGCGCAGATGAGTGGCACGTACTTCGGTTACGACGGTCCGTATCCGCCGTTCAACGACGAACGCCTGCACCGCTATTTCTTCCGGCTGTTCGCGCTGGACCTGGAGCGCCTGCCGGTCGACGGTGCATTCACCGCCGCCGATGTGCATCGCGCCATGCAGGGCCATGTGCTGGCCGAAGCGTCGGTGCATGGCACGTATACGTTGAACAAAGCGCTGGCCTAG
- a CDS encoding undecaprenyl-diphosphate phosphatase encodes MSDLLSALLLGILEGLTEFLPISSTGHLLIAQHWLGERSDFFNIIIQAGAIIAITLVFRQRLWSLATGLNQHENRDYVMKLGVAFLVTALVGLPVRLAGWELPETVTPVAWALVIGGVWMLIAERFAARMPDSETVTWKVAIAVGLAQVVAGVFPGTSRSAAAIFLAMLLGLSRRSAATEFVFLVGIPTMFAASGYAFLELAKDGKLGSENWTDVGVAFAAAVVTGFIVVKWLLSYIKRHSFSGFALYRIALGIGLLLFLPAGN; translated from the coding sequence ATGTCCGACCTGCTCTCCGCCCTGCTCCTTGGCATCCTCGAAGGCCTCACCGAATTCCTCCCGATCTCCAGCACCGGCCACCTGCTGATCGCCCAGCATTGGCTGGGTGAACGCTCGGATTTCTTCAACATCATCATCCAGGCCGGCGCAATCATCGCCATCACCCTGGTGTTCCGGCAGCGCCTGTGGTCCTTGGCCACCGGCCTGAACCAGCACGAAAACCGCGACTACGTGATGAAGCTGGGCGTGGCCTTCCTGGTCACCGCCCTGGTCGGCCTGCCGGTGCGCCTTGCCGGCTGGGAATTGCCCGAAACCGTTACCCCGGTGGCCTGGGCGTTGGTCATCGGCGGCGTCTGGATGCTGATCGCCGAGCGCTTTGCCGCACGCATGCCCGACAGCGAAACGGTGACCTGGAAAGTAGCCATCGCCGTTGGCCTGGCGCAGGTGGTGGCCGGCGTATTCCCCGGCACCTCACGTTCGGCTGCGGCGATCTTCCTGGCCATGTTGCTGGGCTTGAGCCGGCGTTCGGCGGCCACCGAGTTCGTCTTCCTGGTCGGCATCCCCACCATGTTCGCCGCCAGCGGTTATGCCTTCCTGGAACTGGCCAAGGACGGCAAGCTTGGCAGCGAGAACTGGACCGACGTCGGCGTGGCCTTCGCCGCCGCCGTGGTCACCGGTTTCATTGTGGTCAAATGGCTGTTGAGCTATATCAAGCGTCATTCCTTCAGCGGCTTCGCCCTGTATCGGATCGCCTTGGGCATCGGCCTGCTGTTGTTTTTGCCTGCTGGAAACTGA
- the glnA gene encoding type I glutamate--ammonia ligase produces the protein MSLENVEKLIKDNQIEFIDLRFVDMRGIEQHVTFPASIIEPSLFEEGKMFDGSSIAGWKGIAESDMVLMPDPASAYVDPFYADPTLVLTCDVLDPATMQGYGRCPRGIAKRAESYLKSSGIADLAFFGPEPEFFIFDSVQFANDMGHTFFKINSEEGSWNTGKSYDGTNTGYRPAVKGGYFPVPPTDSLHDIRAEMCKVLEKVGIEVEVHHHEVANAGQCEIGAKFNTLVTKADELQRMKHVIKNVAHRNGKTVTFMPKPLVGDNGSGMHVHQSLAKGGANLFSGDGYGGLSQMALWYIGGIFKHARAINAFANSGTNSYKRLVPGFEAPVMLAYSARNRSASCRIPWVSNPKARRIEMRFPDPIQSGYLTFTALMMAGLDGIKNQIDPGAPSDKDLYDLPPEEEKLIPQVCSSLDQALEALDKDREFLKAGGVMSDDFIDAYIALKMKEVTAFRAATHPLEYQLYYAS, from the coding sequence ATGTCCCTGGAAAACGTTGAGAAGCTGATCAAGGACAACCAGATCGAGTTCATCGACCTGCGTTTCGTCGACATGCGTGGCATCGAGCAGCACGTGACCTTCCCGGCGTCGATCATCGAGCCGTCGCTGTTTGAAGAAGGCAAGATGTTCGACGGCAGCTCGATCGCCGGTTGGAAGGGCATCGCCGAGTCGGACATGGTGCTGATGCCGGACCCGGCCAGCGCCTACGTTGATCCGTTCTACGCCGACCCGACCCTGGTGCTGACCTGTGACGTGCTCGACCCGGCCACCATGCAGGGCTACGGCCGCTGCCCGCGCGGCATCGCCAAGCGCGCCGAGTCGTACCTGAAGTCCTCGGGCATCGCCGACCTGGCGTTCTTCGGCCCGGAACCGGAATTCTTCATCTTCGATTCGGTCCAGTTCGCCAACGACATGGGCCACACCTTCTTCAAGATCAACTCCGAGGAAGGCTCCTGGAACACCGGCAAGAGCTATGACGGCACCAACACCGGCTACCGTCCTGCGGTGAAGGGCGGTTACTTCCCGGTGCCGCCGACCGATTCGCTGCACGATATCCGCGCCGAGATGTGCAAGGTGCTGGAAAAGGTCGGCATCGAAGTCGAAGTGCACCACCACGAAGTGGCCAATGCCGGCCAGTGCGAGATCGGCGCCAAGTTCAACACCCTGGTGACCAAGGCCGACGAACTGCAGCGCATGAAGCACGTCATCAAGAACGTTGCCCACCGCAATGGCAAGACCGTCACCTTCATGCCCAAGCCGCTGGTCGGCGACAACGGCAGCGGCATGCACGTGCACCAGTCGCTGGCCAAGGGCGGCGCCAACCTGTTCTCCGGTGACGGCTACGGCGGCCTGAGCCAGATGGCGCTGTGGTACATCGGCGGCATCTTCAAGCACGCCCGTGCCATCAATGCCTTCGCCAACTCCGGCACCAACAGCTACAAGCGCCTGGTTCCGGGCTTCGAAGCACCGGTGATGCTGGCCTACTCGGCGCGCAACCGTTCGGCCTCGTGCCGCATTCCGTGGGTGTCCAACCCGAAGGCACGCCGCATCGAAATGCGCTTCCCGGATCCGATCCAGTCCGGCTACCTGACCTTCACCGCGCTGATGATGGCCGGCCTGGACGGCATCAAGAACCAGATCGACCCGGGCGCACCGAGTGACAAGGATCTGTACGACCTGCCGCCGGAAGAAGAGAAGCTGATCCCGCAGGTCTGCTCCTCGCTGGACCAGGCACTGGAAGCACTGGACAAGGACCGCGAGTTCCTCAAGGCCGGCGGCGTGATGAGCGACGACTTCATCGATGCTTACATCGCGTTGAAGATGAAGGAAGTCACTGCGTTCCGCGCAGCGACCCACCCGCTCGAGTACCAGCTGTACTACGCAAGCTGA